In Pseudomonas fluorescens, a genomic segment contains:
- a CDS encoding OprD family porin — translation MRVMKWSMIALAVSAGTSQFAMASAQDDSKGFIEDSTASILTRTLYFSRDFRNNAPGTQSRREETGLGFHGLFSSGYTQGTIGVGVDAIGLLGIKLDSGKGRAGTGLFPNGSDGRAQDDYSKGGAAIKFRISDTVLKIGDQYTTAPVFASDDSRLLPELPQGISLTSNEIKGLKLEAGHFTSIVAQDHTYKDSIASSEPGTGTGLRDANFVGGVYSWTPEFTTSLYYSKVEDYWKKLYANVNWTHALSDDQSLAVDFNIYSTKSDGAGLQRAEKDGTTKLDNRAYSLQGAYTLGAHTFTLAYQKVSGDGDYGYGVDGGGTIFLANSIARSDFNAEDEKSWQARYDLNMATFGVPGLSFMTRYVNGSGANTGTTSNGKEWERDIEAKYVIQSGPAKDLSLRVRQATYRSSDGVYYGSASIDELRLIAQYPLNIL, via the coding sequence ATGCGCGTGATGAAGTGGAGCATGATCGCCCTGGCTGTTTCAGCAGGCACCTCGCAGTTCGCAATGGCATCCGCCCAGGACGATTCCAAGGGCTTTATCGAGGACAGCACAGCCAGTATCCTGACTCGTACCCTGTACTTCAGCCGTGACTTCCGTAACAACGCGCCAGGCACTCAAAGCCGTCGCGAAGAAACCGGCCTCGGCTTCCACGGTCTGTTCAGCTCGGGCTACACACAAGGCACCATCGGTGTCGGTGTCGATGCCATTGGTTTGCTGGGCATCAAACTCGACAGCGGCAAGGGCCGTGCCGGTACCGGCCTGTTCCCTAACGGCTCCGACGGTCGTGCGCAGGATGATTACTCCAAGGGTGGCGCAGCCATCAAGTTCCGTATTTCCGATACGGTCTTGAAAATCGGCGACCAGTACACCACCGCCCCGGTATTCGCATCCGATGACAGCCGCCTCCTGCCAGAACTGCCACAAGGTATCTCGCTCACCAGCAACGAGATCAAGGGCCTGAAACTGGAAGCCGGTCACTTCACCTCGATCGTTGCCCAGGACCACACCTACAAGGACAGTATCGCTAGCTCCGAGCCGGGTACCGGTACTGGCCTGCGCGACGCCAACTTCGTAGGCGGCGTGTACTCCTGGACCCCAGAGTTCACTACCAGCCTCTACTACTCGAAAGTGGAAGACTACTGGAAGAAACTCTACGCCAACGTGAACTGGACCCACGCGCTTAGCGATGATCAGTCCCTGGCTGTCGACTTCAACATCTACAGCACCAAAAGCGACGGCGCCGGCCTGCAACGCGCAGAAAAAGACGGCACCACCAAGCTGGATAACCGTGCCTACAGCTTGCAGGGCGCCTATACCCTCGGCGCTCACACCTTTACCCTCGCCTACCAGAAAGTTAGCGGTGACGGCGACTACGGTTACGGCGTAGACGGCGGCGGCACGATTTTCCTGGCCAACTCCATCGCCCGTTCCGACTTCAACGCTGAAGACGAGAAATCCTGGCAAGCTCGCTACGACCTGAACATGGCCACCTTCGGCGTGCCAGGCCTGAGCTTCATGACTCGTTACGTCAACGGCAGCGGCGCCAACACTGGCACCACTTCGAACGGTAAAGAGTGGGAACGCGACATCGAAGCCAAATACGTGATCCAGAGCGGCCCAGCCAAAGACCTGAGCCTGCGCGTCCGTCAAGCGACCTATCGTTCGTCTGACGGCGTGTACTACGGTTCGGCGTCGATCGACGAACTGCGTCTGATCGCGCAATACCCGCTGAACATCTTGTAA
- a CDS encoding HIT domain-containing protein — MFALDQRLQQDTLALGDFPLCRLLLSNDSNYPWFILVPRINGISEVFQLDVADQRILWEETTALAQLLNEGLMADKMNIGALGNVVSQLHVHVIVRRRDDAAWPAPVWGKHPAQPYTEQQVAAIRARMRELLPADFIFAQD; from the coding sequence GTGTTCGCCTTAGACCAACGCTTGCAACAAGACACACTGGCCCTTGGGGACTTCCCGCTGTGCCGCCTGCTGCTGTCCAATGACTCGAACTACCCATGGTTCATTCTGGTACCACGTATCAACGGTATCAGCGAAGTGTTTCAGCTGGATGTCGCAGATCAACGAATCCTATGGGAAGAAACCACGGCCCTGGCGCAGTTGCTCAACGAAGGCTTGATGGCCGACAAGATGAATATTGGTGCATTGGGCAACGTCGTCAGCCAGTTGCACGTGCATGTGATCGTACGCAGGCGCGATGACGCGGCATGGCCGGCTCCGGTTTGGGGCAAGCATCCGGCGCAGCCGTACACTGAACAACAGGTAGCGGCTATTCGCGCGCGCATGCGTGAGTTGTTGCCTGCCGACTTTATTTTTGCGCAGGACTGA
- a CDS encoding SlyX family protein: MDLQDRVTDLESRLAFQDDTIETLNDILVTQQRAVERLQLQMAALLKRQEEMGGQFETSEEEAPPPHY; this comes from the coding sequence ATGGATCTGCAAGACCGCGTGACGGACCTGGAAAGCCGCTTGGCCTTCCAGGACGACACCATCGAGACGCTCAACGATATCCTGGTGACCCAGCAGCGCGCGGTTGAACGCCTGCAGCTTCAGATGGCGGCGCTGCTCAAGCGCCAGGAAGAAATGGGCGGCCAGTTCGAAACCTCCGAAGAGGAGGCTCCACCGCCTCACTATTAA
- a CDS encoding cold-shock protein: MLKIVHLLTGVAALLLSFIPSLQPESLPYLQQHDALYLALFGLLNLTLAPVIPYWNKGMRHQLQNLVSALLVLTVVVQTLTLLAPMPEVGGHPAILLSLVIALVAIVLHLAISFYRSSPAAASQNYDMTNRDTGTVKWFNTSKGFGFISRDSGDDIFVHFRAIRGEGHRVLVEGQRVEFSVMNRDKGLQAEDVIAALPRR; encoded by the coding sequence ATGTTGAAAATCGTCCACCTGCTAACGGGCGTTGCAGCTTTGCTGCTGTCCTTTATCCCGAGCCTGCAGCCTGAAAGCCTGCCCTACCTGCAACAACATGACGCTCTGTACCTGGCCTTGTTCGGCCTTCTTAACCTGACGCTGGCGCCCGTGATTCCGTACTGGAACAAAGGCATGCGTCATCAACTGCAAAACCTCGTCAGTGCGCTGTTGGTGCTGACTGTTGTGGTCCAAACCCTCACCCTCCTGGCACCCATGCCTGAAGTCGGCGGCCACCCGGCCATCCTGCTCAGCCTGGTCATTGCGCTGGTCGCCATCGTTCTTCACCTGGCCATCAGCTTCTACCGTTCGTCCCCTGCGGCCGCGTCGCAAAACTACGACATGACCAATCGGGATACCGGGACCGTCAAGTGGTTCAACACGTCCAAAGGCTTCGGCTTTATTTCCCGCGATTCGGGCGACGATATCTTCGTCCACTTCCGGGCCATCCGTGGCGAAGGCCATCGCGTTCTGGTCGAAGGCCAGCGTGTGGAATTCTCCGTCATGAACCGCGACAAAGGCCTGCAAGCCGAAGACGTGATCGCTGCCCTGCCACGTCGCTGA
- a CDS encoding Dps family protein gives MAIDIGISEEDRKSIVDGLSRLLSDTYVLYLKTHNFHWNVTGPMFRTLHLMFEEQYNELALAVDSIAERIRALGFPAPGAYSIYARLSSIKEEEGVPSAEEMIKQLVAGQEAVTRTARGIFPLLDKVSDEPTADLLTQRMQVHEKTAWMLRSLLENQ, from the coding sequence ATGGCAATCGATATCGGTATCAGTGAAGAAGATCGTAAATCCATCGTCGATGGGCTTTCGCGACTGCTTTCCGATACCTATGTACTGTACCTGAAGACCCACAATTTCCATTGGAACGTCACGGGCCCCATGTTCCGCACGCTGCACCTGATGTTCGAGGAGCAGTACAACGAGCTGGCGCTGGCGGTGGACTCCATTGCCGAACGTATCCGTGCCCTGGGCTTTCCGGCGCCGGGTGCCTATTCGATCTATGCCCGTCTTTCTTCGATCAAGGAAGAAGAAGGCGTACCGAGCGCAGAAGAGATGATCAAGCAATTGGTTGCGGGCCAGGAAGCGGTCACGCGGACCGCCCGTGGCATTTTCCCGCTGCTCGACAAGGTCAGTGACGAGCCAACGGCCGACTTGTTGACCCAACGCATGCAGGTTCACGAGAAAACCGCGTGGATGCTGCGTTCCCTGCTCGAAAACCAGTAA
- a CDS encoding ribbon-helix-helix domain-containing protein — protein MSRGAVSGVMETGGFQKIKVDPFSRGFDMGLARPLSRSVRLNGFSTCLRLEQIYWNILTEIARLNACSVSALLSYVDREVHLRYGGVKNFSGLVRVVCVVHLLKGCSAPLSPE, from the coding sequence ATGTCACGTGGAGCGGTGAGTGGAGTGATGGAAACGGGTGGTTTTCAGAAGATAAAGGTCGATCCCTTCTCCAGGGGGTTCGATATGGGATTGGCCAGGCCGTTGTCCCGATCGGTCAGGCTCAACGGTTTTTCCACCTGTCTGCGGCTCGAGCAGATCTATTGGAATATCCTCACGGAGATTGCCAGGCTCAATGCCTGTTCGGTCAGTGCATTGCTGTCTTACGTCGATCGGGAAGTGCATTTGCGGTATGGAGGCGTGAAGAACTTCAGTGGACTGGTCAGGGTCGTGTGCGTGGTTCACCTGTTAAAAGGCTGCAGCGCACCGTTGAGTCCTGAGTAA
- a CDS encoding FmdB family zinc ribbon protein yields MPMYDYQCASCGHQLEAIQKISAAPLVDCPACQAPELKKMLSMPGFRLSGSGWYETDFKTGSKKNLAGGDKAD; encoded by the coding sequence ATGCCCATGTACGACTATCAATGTGCTTCCTGTGGTCATCAGTTGGAAGCCATTCAAAAGATCAGCGCAGCGCCGTTGGTCGATTGCCCGGCCTGCCAGGCGCCTGAACTCAAGAAGATGTTGTCCATGCCGGGCTTCCGCCTGAGTGGCAGCGGCTGGTACGAGACCGATTTCAAGACCGGCTCTAAGAAGAATCTGGCCGGCGGCGACAAAGCAGACTGA
- the aspS gene encoding aspartate--tRNA ligase, producing MMRSHYCGQLNETLDGQEITLCGWVHRRRDHGGVIFLDIRDRDGLAQVVFDPDRAESFAAADRVRSEYVVKITGKVRLRPAGAVNPNMASGAIEVLGYELEVLNESETPPFPLNEYSDVGEETRLRYRFLDLRRPEMAEKLRLRSRMTTSIRRFLDENGFLDVETPILTRATPEGARDYLVPSRTHAGSFFALPQSPQLFKQLLMVAGFDRYYQIAKCFRDEDLRADRQPEFTQIDIETSFLDEKEIMGITEQMIRNLFKEVLDLEFGEFPHMTFEEAMRRYGSDKPDLRNPLELVDVADQLKDVDFKVFSGPANDPKCRIAALRVPGGASMPRKQIDDYTKFVGIYGAKGLAYIKVNERAKGVEGLQSPIVKNIPEANLNVILDRVGAVDGDIVFFGADKAKIVSEALGALRIKLGHDLDLLTCKWAPMWVVDFPMFEENDDGSFSALHHPFTAPKCSPEELEANPAGALSRAYDMVLNGTELGGGSIRIHRKEMQQAVFRLLGINEAEQEEKFGFLLDALKYGAPPHGGLAFGLDRLVMLMTGAQSIREVIAFPKTQSAADVMTQAPGVVDAKALRELHIRLRETPKAE from the coding sequence ATGATGCGCAGCCACTATTGCGGCCAACTGAACGAGACCCTGGATGGTCAGGAAATCACCCTTTGCGGATGGGTTCACCGTCGCCGCGACCACGGCGGGGTGATCTTCCTCGATATCCGTGATCGTGATGGTCTGGCCCAGGTGGTGTTCGACCCGGACCGCGCCGAGAGCTTCGCCGCCGCCGACCGCGTGCGCAGCGAATACGTCGTGAAGATCACCGGCAAGGTACGCCTGCGTCCGGCCGGGGCTGTGAACCCGAACATGGCGTCCGGCGCAATCGAAGTGCTGGGCTACGAGCTGGAAGTGCTGAACGAATCGGAAACCCCGCCGTTCCCGCTTAACGAATACTCCGACGTCGGCGAAGAAACCCGCCTGCGCTACCGCTTCCTGGACCTGCGTCGTCCGGAAATGGCCGAGAAGCTGCGCCTGCGTTCGCGCATGACCACCAGCATCCGTCGCTTCCTGGACGAGAACGGCTTTCTCGACGTCGAAACACCGATCCTCACCCGGGCTACCCCGGAAGGCGCGCGTGACTACCTGGTGCCAAGCCGCACCCACGCCGGCAGCTTCTTCGCCCTGCCGCAATCGCCGCAGTTGTTCAAGCAACTGCTGATGGTGGCCGGCTTTGACCGTTACTACCAGATCGCCAAGTGCTTCCGTGACGAAGACCTGCGCGCCGATCGCCAACCCGAATTCACCCAGATCGACATCGAGACCAGCTTCCTCGATGAAAAAGAGATCATGGGCATCACCGAACAAATGATCCGCAACCTGTTCAAGGAAGTGCTGGACCTGGAATTCGGCGAATTCCCGCACATGACTTTCGAAGAAGCCATGCGCCGCTACGGTTCCGACAAGCCAGACCTGCGTAACCCGCTGGAACTGGTGGACGTGGCCGACCAGCTTAAAGATGTCGATTTCAAGGTGTTCAGCGGCCCGGCCAACGACCCGAAATGCCGCATCGCCGCCCTGCGTGTGCCTGGTGGCGCGAGCATGCCGCGCAAGCAGATCGACGACTACACCAAGTTTGTCGGCATCTACGGTGCCAAGGGCCTGGCGTACATCAAGGTCAACGAGCGCGCCAAGGGAGTTGAAGGCCTGCAGTCGCCTATCGTGAAGAACATCCCGGAAGCCAACCTCAATGTGATCCTGGATCGCGTTGGTGCGGTCGACGGCGACATCGTGTTCTTCGGCGCCGACAAGGCCAAGATCGTCAGTGAAGCCCTTGGCGCGCTGCGGATCAAGCTGGGCCACGACCTCGACCTGCTGACCTGCAAGTGGGCACCGATGTGGGTCGTCGACTTCCCGATGTTCGAAGAGAACGACGACGGCAGCTTCAGCGCCTTGCACCACCCGTTCACTGCGCCGAAGTGCTCTCCTGAAGAGCTGGAAGCCAACCCGGCAGGCGCTCTGTCCCGTGCCTACGACATGGTGCTGAACGGCACCGAGCTGGGTGGCGGTTCGATCCGTATCCATCGCAAAGAGATGCAGCAAGCGGTATTCCGCCTGCTGGGCATCAACGAAGCGGAACAGGAAGAGAAGTTCGGCTTCCTGCTCGACGCCCTGAAATACGGCGCGCCGCCGCACGGTGGCCTGGCCTTCGGCCTGGATCGCCTGGTGATGCTGATGACTGGCGCCCAGTCGATCCGTGAAGTGATCGCGTTCCCGAAAACCCAGAGCGCTGCGGACGTCATGACCCAGGCGCCGGGTGTGGTGGATGCCAAGGCACTGCGCGAGTTGCACATTCGCCTGCGCGAGACGCCGAAGGCTGAGTAA
- a CDS encoding YebC/PmpR family DNA-binding transcriptional regulator, with protein sequence MAGHSKWANIKHRKERQDAKKGKIFTKWIRELTVAARQGGGDPGSNPRLRLALDKALGANMSRDIIDRAVARGAGAADTDDMVELTYEGYGPGGVAVMVECMTDNRNRTAAAVRHAFSKCGGNLGTDGSVAYLFERKGQISFAPGVDEDALMEAAMEADADDVVTNEDGSIDVFTSFAGFYAVRNALEAAGFKGTDAEIVMLPTTSAELDLDGAQKVLKMLDMLEDLDDVQNVYSNADIPESVAEQLG encoded by the coding sequence ATGGCTGGCCATTCCAAGTGGGCGAACATCAAGCACCGCAAAGAGCGTCAGGATGCCAAGAAAGGCAAGATCTTCACCAAGTGGATTCGCGAACTGACGGTCGCTGCCCGCCAGGGCGGTGGTGACCCAGGCTCCAACCCGCGTCTGCGCCTGGCGCTGGATAAAGCCCTCGGCGCCAACATGAGCCGCGACATCATCGACCGCGCCGTGGCCCGTGGTGCCGGGGCGGCCGATACCGACGACATGGTCGAGCTTACCTACGAAGGCTACGGCCCGGGTGGCGTGGCGGTGATGGTCGAGTGCATGACCGATAACCGCAACCGTACCGCGGCGGCGGTGCGCCATGCGTTCAGCAAGTGCGGGGGTAACCTCGGCACAGACGGTTCGGTAGCCTACCTGTTCGAGCGCAAGGGGCAGATCTCCTTCGCACCGGGTGTGGATGAAGATGCGCTGATGGAAGCGGCAATGGAGGCGGATGCCGACGACGTGGTGACCAATGAAGACGGCTCCATTGACGTGTTCACCTCGTTCGCCGGGTTCTACGCCGTGCGTAACGCGCTGGAAGCGGCCGGTTTCAAAGGTACCGACGCGGAAATCGTGATGCTGCCAACCACCAGCGCCGAGCTGGACCTGGACGGCGCGCAGAAAGTGCTGAAGATGCTGGATATGCTCGAAGACCTGGATGACGTGCAGAACGTGTATTCGAATGCCGACATCCCTGAATCTGTAGCCGAACAGCTAGGCTGA
- the ruvC gene encoding crossover junction endodeoxyribonuclease RuvC yields the protein MTLILGIDPGSRITGFGVVQHTPRGCVYVASGCIRTGAGELAERLQIVYRGVREVIQTYGPVTMGIEKVFMAKNADSALKLGQARGAAIVAGAEEGMEIAEYTATQVKQAVVGTGAANKEQVQMMVMHMLKLTSKPQIDASDALAIAICHAHTRSSLLPHGLGTARSRGGRLRL from the coding sequence ATGACTTTAATCCTAGGTATCGACCCCGGTTCGCGCATTACCGGCTTTGGCGTGGTGCAACACACCCCGCGCGGCTGCGTCTATGTCGCCTCGGGCTGTATTCGTACCGGCGCGGGCGAGTTGGCTGAGCGCTTGCAGATCGTCTATCGCGGCGTGCGTGAAGTGATCCAGACCTACGGGCCAGTGACCATGGGCATCGAAAAGGTGTTCATGGCCAAGAATGCCGACTCGGCCCTCAAGCTCGGCCAGGCCCGTGGCGCTGCCATCGTGGCCGGTGCCGAGGAAGGCATGGAAATCGCCGAATACACCGCGACCCAGGTCAAGCAAGCAGTGGTTGGCACGGGGGCGGCGAATAAAGAGCAGGTGCAGATGATGGTGATGCACATGCTCAAGCTCACCTCAAAACCGCAGATCGATGCCTCCGACGCCCTGGCCATTGCCATTTGCCATGCGCACACGCGCTCCAGCCTGCTACCGCACGGCTTGGGGACGGCACGCAGTCGTGGCGGGCGCCTGCGTCTCTGA
- the ruvA gene encoding Holliday junction branch migration protein RuvA has protein sequence MIGRLRGTLAEKQPPHLILDVNGLGYELEVPMTTLYRLPSVGEPITLHTHLVVREDAQLLYGFIGKRDRDFFRELIRLNGVGPKLALALMSSLEVDELVRAVSAQDTSALTKVPGVGKKTAERLLVELKDRFKAWEVVPSMFALVPNQPDMPAGQVASAESDAVSALISLGYKPQEASKAVSAIKDKNLSSEDMIRRALKGMI, from the coding sequence GTGATTGGACGCTTGCGCGGCACCCTGGCTGAGAAACAGCCGCCGCACCTGATTCTGGATGTCAACGGGTTGGGGTATGAGCTGGAAGTGCCCATGACTACCCTGTATCGCCTACCGTCGGTCGGTGAACCCATAACGCTGCACACCCACCTGGTGGTGCGCGAAGACGCGCAACTACTCTATGGTTTCATCGGCAAGCGCGACCGCGACTTCTTCCGCGAGCTGATTCGCCTTAATGGCGTGGGGCCGAAGTTGGCCCTGGCGTTGATGTCGAGCCTGGAAGTGGACGAACTGGTGCGTGCCGTTTCGGCCCAGGACACCTCGGCGTTGACCAAGGTGCCGGGCGTAGGCAAGAAAACCGCCGAGCGCCTGCTGGTGGAGCTCAAGGACCGCTTCAAGGCCTGGGAAGTGGTGCCGAGCATGTTCGCCCTGGTGCCGAACCAGCCGGATATGCCGGCAGGCCAGGTGGCCAGCGCTGAAAGCGATGCCGTCAGCGCGCTGATCTCCCTGGGCTACAAGCCGCAGGAGGCGAGCAAGGCGGTGTCGGCCATCAAGGACAAGAACCTGAGCAGCGAAGACATGATCCGCCGAGCCCTGAAGGGAATGATTTAA
- the ruvB gene encoding Holliday junction branch migration DNA helicase RuvB, protein MIEADRLIAATGPRDREEIQDRAIRPLSLADYIGQPTVREQMELFIQAARGRSESLDHTLIFGPPGLGKTTLANIIAQEMGVSIKSTSGPVLERPGDLAALLTNLEPHDVLFIDEIHRLSPIVEEVLYPAMEDFQLDIMIGEGPAARSIKLDLPPFTLVGATTRAGMLTNPLRDRFGIVQRLEFYSTADLATIVSRSAGILGLPLDPEGAFEIARRARGTPRIANRLLRRVRDFAEVRAKGHITKPVADLALNLLDVDEHGFDHQDRRLLLTMIEKFDGGPVGVDSLAAAISEERHTIEDVLEPYLIQQGYIMRTPRGRVVTRHAYLHFGLNIPSRLGEMPVVDEFLDAVDD, encoded by the coding sequence GTGATTGAAGCTGATCGTCTGATCGCGGCCACGGGCCCCCGTGACCGCGAAGAAATCCAGGACCGTGCCATCCGGCCCCTGAGCCTGGCCGACTACATCGGCCAGCCTACCGTGCGCGAGCAGATGGAGTTGTTCATCCAGGCCGCGCGCGGGCGCAGCGAGTCCCTGGATCACACCCTGATCTTTGGCCCGCCGGGGCTGGGTAAAACCACCCTGGCCAACATCATTGCCCAGGAAATGGGCGTGTCGATCAAGTCGACTTCCGGCCCGGTGCTGGAGCGTCCTGGCGACCTGGCGGCGCTGCTGACCAATCTTGAACCCCATGACGTATTGTTCATCGACGAAATCCATCGGTTGTCGCCGATTGTCGAGGAAGTGCTGTACCCCGCCATGGAAGACTTCCAGCTCGACATCATGATCGGCGAAGGCCCCGCGGCCCGATCGATCAAGCTCGACCTGCCGCCGTTCACCCTGGTGGGGGCGACCACGCGTGCGGGTATGCTGACCAACCCGCTGCGAGACCGTTTCGGTATCGTTCAACGTCTGGAGTTCTATAGCACCGCAGACCTGGCGACCATCGTCAGCCGTTCGGCCGGCATTCTCGGCCTGCCCCTGGACCCGGAAGGCGCGTTTGAAATCGCCCGTCGGGCCCGGGGCACGCCACGTATTGCCAACCGCCTGCTGCGCCGCGTGCGTGATTTTGCCGAGGTGCGGGCCAAGGGGCATATCACCAAGCCGGTGGCCGACCTGGCCTTGAACCTGCTGGATGTGGACGAGCATGGCTTCGATCACCAGGATCGACGTCTACTCTTGACCATGATCGAGAAGTTCGACGGTGGCCCGGTGGGGGTAGACAGCCTGGCCGCGGCCATCAGTGAAGAGCGCCATACCATTGAAGATGTGCTGGAACCGTACCTGATCCAGCAGGGCTACATCATGCGCACGCCAAGGGGGCGGGTGGTCACGCGCCATGCCTATTTGCACTTCGGGTTAAACATTCCGTCACGATTGGGTGAGATGCCCGTGGTAGACGAATTCCTGGATGCAGTGGACGATTAA
- the ybgC gene encoding tol-pal system-associated acyl-CoA thioesterase, which yields MRAQNGDQSFAHRCRVYYEDTDAGGIVYYVNYLKFMERARTERLRELGFAQSQLAGEDLLFVVHSSEARYHAPARLDDELLVSAEVIELNRASLRFKQQVRRATDATLLCEGQFLVACVRTNSLKPRAIPETLRAAFAAVSGAGKQSKQEI from the coding sequence ATGCGCGCGCAAAACGGGGATCAGTCGTTCGCACATCGCTGTCGCGTTTATTACGAGGACACCGATGCCGGCGGTATCGTGTATTACGTCAATTACCTCAAGTTCATGGAGCGGGCTCGAACCGAGCGGCTACGGGAGCTGGGCTTTGCCCAATCCCAGCTGGCAGGGGAGGACCTGTTATTCGTCGTGCATTCCAGCGAGGCTCGCTATCACGCGCCGGCGCGACTGGACGACGAACTGCTGGTCAGCGCTGAAGTAATCGAATTGAACCGTGCCAGCCTGCGATTCAAGCAGCAGGTCAGGCGGGCTACGGATGCAACGCTGCTCTGCGAGGGGCAGTTCCTGGTGGCGTGTGTACGCACCAACAGTTTGAAACCTCGGGCCATTCCCGAAACTCTACGTGCGGCCTTTGCCGCCGTGAGCGGCGCGGGTAAACAATCAAAGCAGGAGATTTAG
- the tolQ gene encoding protein TolQ, giving the protein MEPTVVDHSSMWSLVSNASVVVQLVMLILVAASVTSWVMIFQRSNLLRAGRRALESFEERFWSGIDLSKLYRQAGSNPDPDSGVEQIFRAGFKEFSRLRQQPGVDPEAVMEGVARAMRVAISREEEKLEQSLPFLATVGSVSPYIGLFGTVWGIMNSFRGLAQAQQATLATVAPGIAEALVATAIGLFAAIPAVIAYNRFAARGETLISRYYTFADEFQAILHRKVHTSEE; this is encoded by the coding sequence GTGGAACCTACCGTCGTCGACCATTCCTCCATGTGGAGCCTGGTCAGTAATGCCAGTGTCGTGGTTCAACTGGTGATGCTGATCCTGGTAGCCGCATCGGTTACCTCTTGGGTCATGATTTTTCAGCGCAGCAACCTGCTGCGTGCCGGTCGACGTGCCCTGGAGAGCTTCGAAGAGCGCTTCTGGTCGGGTATCGACCTGTCCAAGCTCTACCGCCAGGCCGGCAGCAACCCAGATCCGGATTCGGGCGTCGAGCAGATCTTCCGCGCCGGCTTCAAGGAATTCTCCCGTCTGCGCCAGCAGCCAGGCGTTGACCCGGAAGCGGTCATGGAAGGCGTGGCCCGTGCCATGCGCGTGGCCATCTCCCGCGAAGAAGAGAAGCTGGAGCAGAGCCTGCCGTTTCTCGCCACCGTCGGTTCCGTCAGCCCGTACATCGGCCTGTTCGGTACCGTGTGGGGGATCATGAACTCGTTCCGTGGCCTGGCCCAGGCCCAGCAAGCGACCCTGGCCACCGTGGCCCCGGGTATCGCCGAAGCCCTGGTCGCCACCGCGATCGGTCTGTTCGCCGCTATCCCCGCAGTAATTGCCTACAACCGTTTTGCCGCGCGCGGCGAGACCTTGATCAGCCGTTACTACACCTTCGCCGATGAATTCCAGGCGATCCTGCACCGTAAAGTGCACACCAGCGAAGAATAA
- the tolR gene encoding protein TolR, whose product MTRARTKRKPVAEMNVVPYIDVMLVLLVIFMVTAPMLNQGVKVDLPKVSSEALPQDNNTQVLTISIKADKTYYWNLGSEVDTQKQQDKALTLPAMTDAVTKIIRSGNEGGKHTQVFIRGDKSVDYGSVMGAMGGLQKAGVGNVGLITEAP is encoded by the coding sequence ATCACTCGAGCTCGAACCAAGCGCAAGCCGGTCGCCGAGATGAACGTAGTGCCTTACATCGACGTGATGCTGGTGCTGCTGGTGATCTTCATGGTGACCGCGCCGATGCTCAACCAGGGTGTGAAAGTTGATCTGCCCAAGGTTTCCAGCGAAGCCTTGCCCCAGGACAACAACACCCAGGTGCTGACCATTTCGATCAAGGCTGACAAGACCTACTACTGGAACCTTGGCAGCGAAGTCGATACCCAGAAGCAGCAGGACAAGGCCCTGACCTTGCCGGCGATGACCGACGCAGTGACCAAGATCATTCGCTCCGGCAACGAAGGCGGCAAGCACACCCAAGTCTTCATCCGCGGTGACAAATCGGTCGACTACGGCTCCGTCATGGGCGCCATGGGCGGGCTGCAGAAGGCCGGCGTCGGCAACGTTGGCTTGATTACCGAGGCGCCCTGA